In the genome of bacterium, one region contains:
- a CDS encoding TonB-dependent receptor: protein MLKKNRIKLNILLILLSIIFTGNIIVYCEEEKDNPVFKLPEEIIMGSEKEKKKSEGKEEIRVEEKYGLKKSSYEKIIPDILLREREENIIRAQKRRGSRSNLDFSLGNFKSINFGINHGRNTGKFNYFLEFDKKTGNRTRSDSDFDYNMFAGELFAEKIDFMMKVNSNKFDLPGGINAPVSGSTRRCDDFGLNFGVKISKNLYFILKGENTNLKEGATLKNESLNLKIIYDFIKNNGQYIFTGEVEENKLENNYDYSFYSFYMENRGIHLNEKSQAKLGAGVSREGDGKLFLNPSLRYYYRHSNITNFEAGLKRQNKKVEFYDLYGQNNFSQVNPAPLKRINYWQLYSNAYMKFSKDLLINAKIFHDWIENFVVFDEDDNNPDGLWIPVNIKSVQRDGAQVSLIRKFTSDITAKLYGKLLSSRNENNNQTVPRQYNSISVLIKYRNPLYILSIDGKYYGESYYDKETNEKLGGYFLLGCLLEKSVSEKLLFYAKAGNILNKKYEIIKHYPGEQTKILLGCKYSF, encoded by the coding sequence ATGCTGAAAAAAAACAGAATTAAATTAAATATTTTATTAATATTATTATCAATAATATTTACCGGGAATATTATTGTGTATTGTGAAGAAGAAAAAGATAACCCTGTTTTTAAACTTCCTGAGGAAATTATAATGGGAAGCGAAAAAGAGAAGAAAAAAAGCGAAGGCAAGGAAGAAATCCGGGTGGAGGAAAAGTATGGGCTTAAAAAATCATCCTATGAAAAAATAATACCTGACATATTATTAAGAGAAAGGGAAGAAAATATTATACGGGCTCAAAAAAGAAGGGGTTCCAGATCAAATCTGGATTTTTCCTTAGGGAATTTCAAAAGTATAAATTTCGGAATTAATCACGGCAGAAATACCGGAAAATTTAATTACTTCCTGGAATTTGACAAAAAAACAGGAAACAGGACAAGGTCAGACAGCGATTTTGATTATAATATGTTCGCGGGAGAGTTATTCGCAGAAAAAATTGATTTTATGATGAAAGTAAATTCAAATAAATTTGATTTGCCGGGAGGGATTAATGCCCCTGTTTCCGGATCGACAAGAAGATGCGATGATTTCGGGCTGAATTTCGGTGTGAAAATCAGTAAAAATTTATATTTTATTTTAAAAGGCGAAAATACGAACTTAAAAGAAGGGGCCACCCTGAAAAATGAATCGCTTAACCTGAAAATTATCTATGATTTTATAAAAAATAACGGGCAGTATATATTTACAGGAGAGGTTGAAGAGAATAAACTGGAAAACAATTATGACTATTCGTTTTATTCCTTTTACATGGAAAACAGGGGCATACATTTAAATGAAAAAAGCCAGGCGAAATTGGGCGCGGGAGTAAGCCGTGAAGGGGATGGAAAATTATTTCTAAATCCCAGTCTGAGGTATTATTACAGGCACAGCAATATTACAAATTTCGAAGCGGGTTTAAAAAGACAGAATAAAAAAGTTGAATTTTACGATTTATACGGGCAGAATAATTTTTCACAGGTTAACCCCGCGCCTCTTAAGAGAATCAACTACTGGCAGTTATATTCCAATGCATATATGAAATTCAGCAAGGACCTCCTGATAAACGCGAAAATTTTTCATGATTGGATTGAAAATTTTGTTGTTTTTGATGAAGACGACAATAATCCCGACGGTTTATGGATACCGGTCAATATTAAAAGCGTTCAAAGAGACGGGGCGCAGGTTTCTTTAATAAGAAAATTTACCTCAGATATAACTGCAAAGCTTTACGGTAAATTGCTGTCGTCAAGAAATGAAAATAATAACCAGACTGTGCCTCGCCAGTATAACAGTATCAGCGTTTTAATTAAATACCGTAACCCGCTGTACATATTGTCAATAGACGGCAAGTATTACGGGGAAAGCTATTATGATAAGGAAACCAATGAGAAACTGGGAGGATATTTTTTGCTTGGATGCCTGCTTGAAAAATCCGTGTCCGAGAAACTTTTATTTTACGCGAAAGCCGGAAACATACTGAACAAAAAATATGAAATTATAAAGCATTATC